A DNA window from Actinomadura coerulea contains the following coding sequences:
- a CDS encoding TIGR02677 family protein: MAPPRIPAEMFQFTTTERSDLHTAVMYAFGDANERLETFLTFDQVRERLRAIGWYAPLDDAGLNRTLGQLVQWKLLDVVQNHAGAYATAEEYERKNLQYSLTRRGEAAFAGVQHALTVLESSGALQTAVLDAIADRLGELDTLLGTADAAMNRRIFTTLQELEGHLDALRNNTKQFNGELQRLMRAEGADLATFHEVKSATIVYLQEFVINLDSRAEAVRAVLAQVELRGVSVLHQRALIGAELPPSPGADPAVPWLTARRAKWDGLRLWFLPEGDGVPRVRQLHDVARRAIVSLLQVLDRITESRRRSSSAAADFRALARWFANAPSEQDAHRLWGTAFGLAPARHAHLAHEDAELIPTGAPWAEAAPVHVSAHLRTSGRTEHIGRTAKVRDVAAVRAARRERARRERAELETAWRRLSTGGRVKLSAFGTLEHDTFRRLLDLLGRALAARPDASGLRRAVTTDGRIEVMLWPAPDGPGVELHTVRGRFTTPDYPVEIRFVGGGPAAAREASRA, encoded by the coding sequence ATGGCGCCGCCGCGCATCCCAGCGGAGATGTTCCAGTTCACCACTACTGAACGCAGCGATCTGCACACCGCTGTCATGTACGCGTTCGGAGACGCCAACGAGCGTCTGGAGACCTTCCTGACCTTCGACCAGGTCCGCGAACGGTTGCGGGCGATCGGCTGGTACGCCCCGTTGGACGATGCCGGACTGAACCGGACGCTCGGGCAGCTCGTCCAATGGAAGCTCCTCGACGTGGTGCAGAACCACGCTGGCGCCTACGCCACCGCCGAGGAGTACGAACGCAAGAACCTGCAGTACTCGCTGACCCGCCGCGGAGAGGCGGCGTTCGCAGGAGTCCAGCACGCCCTCACCGTCCTCGAGTCCTCCGGTGCCCTGCAGACGGCCGTCCTGGACGCGATCGCCGACCGGCTCGGCGAGCTCGACACGCTGCTCGGTACAGCCGACGCCGCGATGAACCGCCGGATCTTCACGACGCTCCAAGAACTAGAGGGCCACCTGGACGCGCTGCGCAACAACACCAAGCAGTTCAACGGAGAACTGCAACGGCTGATGCGGGCCGAGGGAGCCGACCTCGCCACCTTCCACGAGGTCAAGAGCGCGACCATCGTCTACCTCCAGGAGTTCGTCATCAACCTGGACTCGCGTGCCGAAGCGGTCAGGGCCGTTCTCGCCCAGGTCGAGCTGCGGGGCGTCAGCGTCCTGCACCAGAGGGCGCTCATCGGAGCCGAGCTGCCGCCCAGTCCGGGAGCCGATCCGGCGGTGCCGTGGCTGACCGCCCGCCGAGCCAAGTGGGACGGCCTGCGGCTGTGGTTCCTGCCCGAGGGCGACGGCGTCCCGCGCGTCCGCCAACTGCACGACGTGGCACGCCGGGCGATCGTCTCGCTGCTCCAGGTGCTCGACCGCATCACCGAGTCGCGACGGCGCTCGTCCAGCGCGGCCGCGGACTTCCGGGCGCTCGCCCGCTGGTTCGCCAACGCCCCGTCGGAGCAGGACGCGCACCGGTTGTGGGGAACGGCCTTCGGACTGGCACCGGCCCGGCACGCCCACCTCGCCCACGAGGACGCCGAACTGATCCCCACCGGCGCCCCGTGGGCGGAGGCGGCGCCCGTTCATGTCTCCGCACATCTGCGCACGAGCGGCCGGACCGAGCACATCGGCCGTACCGCGAAGGTGCGCGATGTGGCCGCGGTCCGCGCCGCGCGGAGGGAACGCGCCCGCCGCGAACGGGCGGAACTCGAGACGGCGTGGCGGCGGCTCTCCACCGGCGGGCGGGTGAAGCTGTCCGCATTTGGCACGCTCGAGCACGACACCTTCCGGCGGCTCCTCGATCTCCTCGGACGGGCCCTGGCGGCACGCCCCGACGCGAGCGGCCTTCGCCGCGCCGTCACCACAGACGGACGAATCGAGGTCATGCTCTGGCCGGCTCCCGACGGTCCCGGCGTCGAACTGCACACCGTGCGGGGACGATTCACCACCCCGGACTACCCGGTCGAGATCCGCTTCGTCGGTGGCGGCCCTGCAGCGGCACGGGAGGCGTCCCGCGCATGA
- a CDS encoding TIGR02678 family protein: MSTLANQLVKAEKEELSRAIRVLLGRPLVSLHTDPEDFDLIRRRHQALARWFDYYCGWRLLVEPRLGYARLVKVRETADPSRPARRRRSTRAPFDRRRYTLLCLIAGEALAAPVTTIGMLAQRVVQAAAADEHIPGFDPVRGDERAAFADALRLLEHYGAVTAVDGATDSYVDSAEAKVLYRVDTTRLLRLLAAPVAPSAVAESSDDPVAWPDLRDLTVERRYGSAAAPGFADGASETQRNLWARHSLLRRLLDDPVVYRADMTAAQLAYAGSLTGRQILRRAAEEAGFELEERAEGYLLIDPDALASDGKFPDEGAHAKVAALLLLDVLAASSGTRAFNGLVEESGRLLERFPRWARAYQSDGGAGRLTDDAVAVLCDFGLARHSGGATGSVQLLPAALRYTVDREET, from the coding sequence ATGAGCACTCTGGCGAACCAGCTCGTCAAAGCCGAGAAAGAGGAACTTTCCAGGGCGATCCGGGTCCTGCTCGGGCGGCCACTGGTCTCCCTGCACACCGACCCCGAGGACTTCGACCTGATCCGCAGGCGCCACCAGGCTCTCGCCCGCTGGTTCGACTACTACTGCGGATGGCGGCTGCTCGTGGAACCCCGCCTCGGCTACGCGCGGCTGGTCAAGGTGAGGGAGACGGCGGACCCGAGCCGTCCGGCCAGACGACGGCGCTCGACCCGGGCCCCGTTCGACCGGCGCCGCTACACCCTGCTCTGCCTGATCGCGGGCGAGGCCCTCGCCGCACCCGTGACCACGATCGGGATGCTCGCGCAACGTGTCGTCCAGGCCGCGGCCGCCGATGAGCACATCCCCGGGTTCGATCCGGTGCGAGGTGACGAACGCGCGGCGTTCGCGGACGCCTTGCGGCTGCTCGAGCACTACGGGGCGGTGACGGCCGTCGACGGCGCCACCGACTCCTACGTCGACAGTGCCGAGGCCAAGGTGCTGTACAGGGTGGACACCACCCGCCTGCTCCGCCTGCTCGCGGCGCCGGTGGCACCATCGGCTGTGGCGGAGTCCTCAGACGACCCCGTGGCCTGGCCCGACCTGCGGGACCTGACCGTCGAACGCAGGTACGGGAGCGCCGCGGCCCCCGGTTTCGCCGACGGAGCCTCGGAAACCCAGCGCAACCTCTGGGCCAGGCATTCACTGCTGCGCAGGCTGCTCGACGACCCGGTGGTGTACCGGGCCGACATGACCGCCGCGCAGCTCGCCTACGCAGGCTCACTGACCGGCCGGCAGATCCTCCGCCGCGCGGCCGAGGAGGCGGGCTTCGAACTCGAAGAACGGGCCGAGGGCTACCTCCTGATCGACCCGGACGCACTCGCCTCCGATGGCAAATTCCCCGACGAGGGCGCCCACGCCAAGGTGGCCGCGCTGCTCCTGCTCGACGTACTGGCGGCTTCGTCCGGGACCCGCGCGTTCAACGGCCTGGTCGAGGAGTCCGGCCGGCTCCTTGAGCGCTTCCCGAGGTGGGCCAGGGCGTACCAGTCGGACGGGGGAGCCGGACGTCTCACCGACGACGCGGTCGCGGTGCTCTGCGATTTCGGGCTGGCGCGCCACTCGGGCGGGGCTACCGGATCCGTCCAGCTGCTGCCCGCGGCCCTCCGCTATACCGTCGACCGCGAGGAGACATGA
- a CDS encoding TIGR02680 family protein, whose protein sequence is MIVTVSGEDEASPARWQPTRAGILNVWRYYDEVFEFHRGRLLLRGPNGSGKSKVLELLLPYLLDASLKPNRLSTFGGSERTMHWNLMGDGHTGSTRVGYVWLEFAHPGGDGEEPRWFTCGARLQATVNTKSVTAAYFTSGQRVGGHGGLSLTGENGQPLTRAALDEALGTLGTVHGAADEYRTAVRRTLYRGLTEQRYDALLTALRQLRTPKLSERLDPGLLSQLLSSALPPLGEGEIHEIAEGFERLDRQREELRRLDEHVAEAGRLAARQRTYAQRVLRAAAASLISATTTMDRLTGTARVDKEKQAHAVAEHAASSARLETEEHREQTLGARIEGLLASPAYQAGHELDELRENARKAEDAAGEARKIAERHAADARRRREEAEQAASDASHRRALTEKAREEAARAAERAGFAAAHQEAADCLAPLVRSPSTIDPDDAAGATSRARELLRAATTSREKQIAEVRKAIEAHERARERRAEAEAERDRSGTRLERSVEARETARSEYTAIRKALAAELARWASACRHLAPLDPEALASAVENERDCDEIIFTARASAIERRAAEENALRTRRGEEAKELDVRVHRRAVLAGHTAVAPELRYTHTADRMSRQGGPLWRLVAFADGVPLPAQAGIEAALEASGLLDAWVMPDGAVLTDEPDTFLSDRPAAPAPGMSLADVLVAEPDTAVAPRVLRTVLSAVALEISAPDIDHPAVVGTDGSWRLGPASGRWNKPEPAFIGATARERTRRRRIQELDAEIEELTARITEIDGLLGRLQEAKAALGAELGDRPSHRPLNTAARALAEKERKVADHGDQLKRDEERLGDREACLKSALNALALLGAEHDLPVQAGVLDGLADAVRDAREGGTVWIEHCTALLTADARARSTSQASDDYAHTAAESAERAAETAARAEALAERVATIDASIGVEHRQVLERLTMTRQEHGECRRTCQSIRTELSDLRERIGVLKESVTAAEQARDDAVAARDRAAARYRHLAAGHLAADAGLGAKPSPDGGVKATLENARAVAATLERTPHEPQHVRDAGARLSEAMHHARDVLADQADLELVPDEGVQILTATMSGVRVGAAELSTALSEERDRRRTDITDKERDLFDRTLAGDTRRHLADRIRQAGDLVDGMNRRLSRVRTASQVAVRLVWEVDPQQSAGIRTARQLLLRDPAGLGNEDKEALYRFFRDRVEEARAANTAASWEEQLMQVLDYTAWHRFTVRLERADGKGWQDLTRKLHGALSGGEKAIALHLPLFAAVAAHYQTDPRCPRFILLDEVFVGVDTTNRGQVFDLLVSLGLDLVLTSDHEWCDYQELDGIAIHQLITGADGDGDNAVTTARFIWDGHRTLPADDGLFPIEDLDGDS, encoded by the coding sequence ATGATCGTTACCGTATCCGGGGAGGACGAGGCGAGCCCCGCCCGATGGCAGCCCACGCGGGCCGGCATCCTCAATGTCTGGCGCTACTACGACGAGGTCTTCGAGTTCCACCGCGGGCGCCTGCTTCTGCGCGGCCCGAACGGGAGCGGGAAGTCCAAAGTCCTGGAGCTGCTACTGCCCTACCTGCTGGACGCCAGCCTCAAGCCCAACCGGCTGTCCACGTTCGGCGGCAGCGAACGGACCATGCACTGGAACCTCATGGGCGACGGCCATACCGGCAGTACGAGAGTCGGGTATGTCTGGCTGGAATTCGCGCATCCAGGAGGCGACGGGGAGGAGCCGCGCTGGTTCACCTGCGGTGCCCGCCTGCAGGCGACGGTCAACACCAAGAGCGTCACCGCCGCCTATTTCACCAGCGGGCAACGGGTCGGAGGCCACGGCGGCCTGAGCCTCACCGGTGAGAACGGTCAGCCTCTCACGCGAGCCGCGCTCGATGAAGCGCTCGGCACCCTCGGAACGGTTCACGGGGCGGCCGACGAATACCGGACGGCGGTGCGTCGGACCCTCTACCGGGGGCTGACCGAACAGCGCTACGACGCATTGCTGACGGCACTGCGGCAGCTCCGCACGCCCAAGCTCTCGGAACGGCTCGATCCCGGCCTGCTCTCCCAGCTGCTGTCCAGTGCCCTGCCACCGCTCGGCGAGGGCGAGATCCACGAGATCGCCGAGGGCTTCGAGCGGCTGGACCGCCAGCGGGAGGAGCTACGCCGGCTCGACGAGCACGTCGCGGAGGCCGGACGGCTCGCAGCGCGGCAGCGAACCTACGCTCAGCGAGTGCTGCGCGCCGCGGCCGCATCCCTCATCTCGGCGACGACGACCATGGACCGGCTCACCGGCACGGCCCGCGTGGACAAGGAAAAGCAGGCCCATGCCGTCGCCGAGCACGCCGCTTCCAGCGCACGCCTGGAAACGGAGGAGCACCGGGAACAAACCCTCGGAGCCCGGATCGAGGGGCTCCTCGCGAGCCCGGCCTACCAGGCCGGTCACGAGCTCGATGAGCTGCGGGAGAACGCGCGCAAGGCCGAGGACGCTGCCGGGGAGGCGCGCAAGATCGCTGAGCGTCATGCCGCCGACGCGCGACGCAGGCGGGAAGAGGCCGAGCAGGCCGCATCCGATGCGTCCCACCGACGGGCACTGACCGAGAAGGCCCGCGAAGAAGCCGCCCGCGCCGCGGAGCGCGCAGGCTTCGCCGCCGCGCACCAGGAGGCGGCGGACTGTCTGGCTCCGCTCGTACGCTCGCCGTCCACCATTGATCCGGACGATGCCGCAGGCGCGACGAGCCGGGCACGCGAACTCCTGCGCGCGGCGACGACCAGCCGCGAGAAGCAGATCGCCGAAGTGCGGAAGGCGATCGAGGCCCACGAACGCGCCCGCGAACGCCGCGCCGAGGCCGAGGCCGAGCGCGACCGGAGCGGGACCCGGCTGGAGAGATCGGTAGAGGCGCGCGAGACGGCGCGAAGCGAGTACACGGCGATCCGGAAGGCCCTGGCGGCCGAACTGGCCCGGTGGGCGAGCGCCTGCCGGCACCTCGCCCCGCTCGACCCCGAGGCGCTCGCGTCCGCCGTCGAGAACGAACGCGACTGCGACGAGATCATCTTCACGGCCCGCGCGTCCGCGATCGAAAGGAGGGCCGCGGAGGAGAACGCGCTCCGAACCCGACGGGGCGAGGAGGCCAAGGAGTTGGACGTCCGTGTTCACCGCCGCGCCGTTCTCGCGGGGCACACGGCGGTCGCACCTGAGCTCCGGTACACGCACACCGCCGACCGAATGTCGAGGCAGGGCGGTCCGCTCTGGCGGCTCGTGGCCTTCGCCGACGGGGTTCCACTGCCGGCCCAGGCCGGAATCGAGGCCGCCCTGGAGGCCTCAGGGTTGCTGGACGCATGGGTGATGCCGGACGGTGCCGTCCTGACCGACGAACCGGACACGTTCCTGTCCGACCGTCCAGCTGCCCCCGCCCCCGGCATGAGTCTCGCCGACGTACTCGTCGCCGAACCGGACACCGCCGTCGCACCCAGGGTGTTGCGAACCGTACTCTCCGCCGTCGCCCTGGAGATCAGTGCGCCGGACATCGATCACCCCGCCGTCGTGGGGACGGACGGGTCCTGGCGGCTCGGTCCCGCGTCGGGCCGGTGGAACAAACCCGAGCCCGCGTTCATCGGGGCGACCGCCCGGGAACGGACGCGGCGCCGCCGCATCCAGGAGCTCGACGCCGAGATCGAGGAGCTGACCGCGCGGATCACCGAGATCGACGGGCTCCTCGGGCGCCTGCAGGAGGCCAAGGCGGCGCTCGGCGCCGAGCTCGGCGACAGGCCCTCCCACCGGCCGCTCAACACAGCAGCCCGGGCGTTGGCCGAGAAAGAACGCAAAGTCGCCGACCATGGCGACCAGCTCAAGCGAGATGAGGAACGGCTCGGCGATCGGGAGGCGTGCCTCAAGTCGGCGCTGAACGCACTCGCCCTTCTGGGCGCGGAGCACGATCTGCCCGTCCAAGCCGGCGTCCTCGACGGTCTCGCCGACGCGGTGCGCGACGCGCGCGAGGGCGGCACCGTTTGGATCGAGCACTGCACGGCTCTGCTGACCGCCGATGCCAGAGCACGCTCCACGTCCCAAGCGTCGGACGACTACGCGCATACAGCCGCCGAGTCCGCCGAGAGGGCTGCGGAAACGGCCGCACGAGCCGAGGCGCTCGCCGAGCGGGTCGCCACGATCGACGCGTCGATAGGGGTCGAGCACCGTCAGGTCCTCGAACGGCTCACGATGACCAGGCAGGAGCACGGCGAATGCCGCCGCACCTGCCAGAGCATCCGGACCGAGCTCTCTGACCTGCGCGAACGCATCGGCGTGTTGAAGGAGTCGGTCACCGCCGCGGAGCAGGCACGCGACGACGCCGTGGCCGCCAGGGACCGGGCGGCCGCGCGTTACCGCCATCTCGCCGCAGGGCACCTGGCCGCCGATGCCGGCCTCGGCGCGAAGCCGTCGCCCGACGGTGGTGTCAAAGCGACCTTGGAGAACGCCCGCGCGGTCGCGGCGACGCTTGAGCGGACGCCGCACGAACCCCAGCATGTGAGAGATGCCGGAGCTCGCCTGTCCGAGGCCATGCACCATGCCCGGGACGTCCTGGCGGACCAGGCCGACCTGGAACTAGTACCGGACGAGGGCGTTCAGATCCTCACGGCGACGATGAGCGGGGTCCGCGTCGGAGCGGCCGAGCTGAGCACCGCCCTGTCCGAGGAGCGAGACCGGCGACGCACCGACATCACGGACAAGGAACGCGACCTGTTCGACCGCACCCTTGCAGGTGACACCCGGCGCCATCTTGCCGACCGGATCCGGCAGGCCGGTGACCTCGTGGACGGTATGAACCGCCGCCTCTCGCGCGTGCGGACCGCGTCCCAGGTCGCCGTGCGACTCGTCTGGGAGGTCGACCCGCAGCAATCGGCCGGTATACGCACGGCCCGGCAACTCCTTCTCCGCGACCCGGCCGGGCTGGGAAACGAGGACAAGGAGGCCCTGTACCGTTTCTTTCGAGACCGGGTCGAAGAGGCGAGAGCAGCGAACACCGCCGCGAGCTGGGAAGAGCAGCTGATGCAGGTGCTCGACTACACCGCCTGGCATCGTTTCACCGTGCGTCTCGAACGCGCCGATGGGAAAGGCTGGCAGGACCTGACCCGCAAACTCCACGGAGCGCTCTCCGGCGGAGAGAAGGCGATCGCGCTCCACCTGCCGCTCTTCGCCGCCGTGGCCGCCCATTACCAGACCGACCCCCGCTGCCCGCGGTTCATCCTGCTCGACGAGGTGTTCGTCGGCGTGGACACCACCAACCGCGGTCAGGTGTTCGACCTCCTGGTCAGCCTGGGCCTCGACCTGGTCCTGACCTCGGACCACGAGTGGTGCGACTACCAGGAGCTCGACGGCATCGCGATCCACCAGCTCATCACCGGCGCCGACGGCGATGGTGACAACGCGGTCACCACCGCCCGTTTCATCTGGGACGGGCACCGCACCCTGCCCGCCGACGACGGCCTGTTCCCGATCGAGGACCTCGATGGCGATTCCTGA
- a CDS encoding TIGR02679 family protein, with the protein MAIPDRLRSSDLLPLWKELHRRFSSGAAVSRVTLSGLGEHHRAALADLLGMDRYPPSTLTIAVVRLDAVLGEAAGCDTRTATEAIIGPIGDRAAERRDRERERAALWSWLAGHPVVAAEPALLDWVADVRRRGLVAGSLEDTRSMLEQVLSVLVALPADGRPLAAFANDALGDPHALDAGRRVSGAVMKALASLYGIAPPGDASERRALWERAGVACDSLSTTVLVAGLRPSGSGPLARSLNLWADAGQASVVTLAQLVEAPGLEGVGSSVWVTENPTIVALAVERLGERCPPMVCSSGWPNSAAVRLLRGLAASGHTLRYHGDFDGEGLRIAAYVMARTGALPWRMSVADYLTALADASGPFSPAGRVSDSPWDTELARSLATHDVAIAEEAMAECLLGDLERAAGNVGNPA; encoded by the coding sequence ATGGCGATTCCTGATCGGCTGCGCTCCTCCGACCTCCTCCCGTTGTGGAAGGAACTGCACCGGCGGTTCTCCTCAGGCGCCGCGGTGAGCAGAGTCACGCTCAGCGGGCTTGGCGAGCATCACCGTGCCGCGCTCGCGGACCTGCTCGGCATGGACAGGTACCCGCCGTCCACCCTGACCATCGCGGTCGTCCGGCTGGACGCCGTGCTGGGCGAGGCCGCCGGCTGCGACACCCGGACCGCCACCGAGGCGATCATCGGACCGATCGGAGACCGGGCGGCCGAGCGCCGTGACCGGGAACGGGAGCGCGCCGCACTCTGGAGTTGGCTGGCCGGACATCCGGTCGTCGCCGCCGAGCCGGCGCTCCTCGACTGGGTCGCCGACGTCCGGCGCCGCGGCCTCGTCGCGGGCTCCCTCGAAGACACCCGTAGCATGCTGGAGCAGGTCCTCTCGGTGCTCGTCGCGCTGCCCGCCGACGGCCGCCCGCTCGCCGCCTTCGCGAACGACGCACTCGGCGATCCGCACGCGCTGGACGCCGGCCGTCGCGTGTCCGGTGCCGTCATGAAAGCGCTCGCCTCCCTGTACGGCATCGCCCCTCCCGGCGACGCGTCCGAACGCCGGGCGCTTTGGGAAAGGGCCGGGGTCGCCTGTGACTCCTTGTCCACCACGGTGCTCGTCGCAGGACTGCGCCCGAGCGGCTCGGGTCCTCTCGCGCGCTCGCTGAACCTCTGGGCGGATGCCGGACAGGCCTCCGTTGTCACGCTCGCGCAACTCGTCGAGGCACCCGGCCTGGAGGGCGTCGGATCTTCCGTGTGGGTGACGGAGAACCCCACGATCGTCGCCCTTGCCGTCGAACGCCTGGGCGAGCGATGCCCGCCGATGGTGTGTTCGTCGGGCTGGCCCAACAGTGCTGCCGTCCGTCTCCTCCGAGGCCTCGCCGCCTCCGGCCACACGCTCCGGTACCACGGGGATTTCGACGGTGAGGGCCTCCGCATCGCCGCTTATGTCATGGCCAGGACGGGCGCGCTGCCCTGGCGGATGTCCGTAGCGGACTACCTGACCGCCCTGGCCGACGCGTCGGGGCCCTTCTCTCCGGCCGGCCGTGTCTCGGACAGTCCCTGGGACACCGAGCTCGCCCGGTCTCTCGCCACTCACGACGTCGCGATCGCGGAGGAGGCCATGGCCGAGTGCCTCCTGGGCGATCTGGAGAGAGCAGCGGGCAACGTCGGGAACCCAGCGTGA